The window TGGACCGGCTGCCGGACTGGCTGACGCAGGTGGCCCAGCTGGACGTCTCCGGTTGCCGGGGCATCACGGCCCTGCCGCCCAGCCTGCGGATCAGCGGCTGGCTCGACGTGGCCGGCAGCGGCCTGAGCGCCCTGCCGGACGGGCAGCGCGTTTCGCTGCGCTGGCGGGGCGTGCGCATCGACGAACGGGTGGCCTTCGAACCTGGGTCCCTGAGCGGCGCCGAGATTCTGACGCAGCCCAACACAGAGGTGCGGCGCGTGATGATGGAACGGCTCGGCTACGAACGCTTTCTGCAAGACGTCCGGGCGGAGGTGATCGACCAGGACCTCGATGCGGGCGGGGAGCGGCGGCTGCTGCGGGTCGAATTGCCCGAAGACGAGCCGTTCGTGGCCGTTCAGGTGGCCTGTCCGTCCACCGGCCGGGGGTACGTGCTGCGGGTGCCGCCCACCATCCGGACCGGGCAGGCCGCCTCCGCGTGGCTGGCCGGCTTCGACGACCCGGCGAGGTATCAGCCGGCCGCCGAAGCCTGAGGCCCGGCCATCAACTGCCGGGCCCGTTCCAGGTACGCGGCCGGGTCTGCCCACTGCGGCCCCTCAGGAATCCGGGCCAGCAGGCCGGCGCCGTAGATCTCGGCGGACTGCAGCTGCGGCAGATGAACGTAGCCGATGTGGCACTCGCAGTGGGCCCGGGTGCAGGCGCGCGGCTGCAACATCGCCTCCAGCGACCCGCTGTACAGGTTCCCGAGCGGCCGCTCGAGAAAATGGCAGCGCCGCACCGTGCCGTCTCCGTCCACGCTGATGGCGCTCTCCCCTGCCCCGCACCTCTGCCCCCGGACCGGATAGTGGCGGGTGTTGACCTCAAACAGCGGGTCGATGGCGCTCAGAAAGGCCAAGTCGGCGGCGGTGTAGTAACTGCCCCCCTGCCCTGTGCCCGGTCCGGCGCCTCCCTTGAAGGCATTGACCCACAGGTACACCTGTGCGGGCAGGGCCGAGCGCAACTCGGCCAGAGCGGCAAAATGGCTTTTGTGCCCCACCACGCCCACGCTGTAGCGCACGCCCAACGCGTCAAGCTCCGCGCAGCGCCCCAGGAACCGCTCCAGGCTCACCTCCCCGGGATGGAAGGTAGCCCACAGGCCCACCTTCGAACGGTCGGCGTCCTGCAACCAGTCCAGCCGGCCACTGAGGTTGGTCTGAATCGCCACCTGCTGCAGGTGGGCCAGCCGGCTGAGCCCGCTGATGGCCTGCTGGTAACGGGGGCGCACCAGCGCCTCGCCCCACGGCGTGAACAGCACCGACAGCGCGCAGGTCTGCGCCGCCACCCAGCCGGTGAAGCGGGTCAGGGCCTGGGCGTCGTGGTGATGCTGGGCCGGGCTTTCGGTGTGTTTGGCGAACGGGCAGTACGGACAGGCGTAATTGCAGCTGCTCAGGGGCCCGCGGTACAGGATGCTCAGGGGGGCCGCTAGCGCCATGCGTAGGCCTCACTGAGGCCCTGTACCGCCGCAGAGTAGAGCCAGGGACCCAGCGCGTCGGAGAGCTCCAGACCTGCGGGCGTCAGGGTCAGCGCCGCGCCGCTCTGGTGGGCCAGGCCCTGCGCGGCCAGTTCCCCGAGTTGGGGATAATCCGCCAGTGCCGAGGAGCCGAACGCCGCCCGGTAGGCGGGAAAACTCAGTCCGGTGACGTGCAGGAGTGACTGCAGCACGAAGCGGCGGCGCTGCTCGTCGGCGTTCAGCCGCGCGCCGTGCGTGGCCAGCTGGAAGTGCCCGTCTGGCCGGGCCACGAAGTCCTGCAGGATGTCCCGGACGCCCACCGCGCCGACGGCGTACTCGCTGGAGTAGTGCAGCCCGCGCGTGTAGGAGCGTGCCCCGCAGCCGAGCCCCACCATGCCGTCCAGCTGGCAGGCGTACTCGGGCTCGCTGCCCAGCGGCAACGCCGCGCGCTGAAACCGCCGCATCGAGGTCTGCACGTAGCCGTGCGCCTGCAAGAAATCGCGGCCCAGCCGGTAGAGTTCCAGCCGCTCGTCATCCCAGGTGCGTCCCAGGCGGCCGATGCCGGTCAGGGGCCGCACATACAGCGGATACAGGAACAGTTCTTCCGGCGACCACTGCAGCGCCTCACGCAGCGAATGCAGCCAGGTGTCCGGCGTCTGGTGCGCCAGACCGTAGATCAGGTCCAGGTTCAGGTTGGCGATGCCAGCCGCGCGGATCTGAGCCAGAGCCGCGTGTACCTCGGCGGTGCGCTGCGCGCGCCCCACGCTGCGCACCTCGCTTTCCACGAAACTCTGAATGCCGATGCTGACGCGGCTGACGCCCCGCTCGGCCAGCACCTGCAGGCGCTCGCGGGTCGCCGTGGCCGGGGACGACTCGACGCTGGTGGGCAGGGTCTCCGGGCGCGCGCCGAACACATCGGACAGCAGGTCGAAGACCCGCTCGAGCTCGCCGGCCTCCAGGAAGGTGGGCGTGCCGCCGCCCAGCGCCATCCGGGAGAACGATGCGTCTCCCAGCGCGCCGCGCACGGCGTGGGCCTGCCGGGTCAGGGCGTCCAGATAGGCGGCCTCCAGGGCCTGCGGCGCGCCTACCAGCGTGAACAGATTGCAAAACCCGCAGCGCATCTCACAAAACGGAACGTGCAGGTACAGAAAGAGGTTGCGCCGGTCCTCGGCGGCCCAGACGTCTTGCAGCGGCACCGGCGGGTCCAGCAGCCGGTAGGCCGTCTTGTGCGGGTACCCGTAGGTGTAGGCCTGATACGGCCCGCCCTGCAGGTGCGCGGTGAGGGTCATGCCTGCCCCCGCAGCAGCAGTTCGGCGTAGGGCACCGTCCACACCAGCGGATGGGCCAGGCGGTGTCCCCAGTAGCCGTCTTCTCCAAAGCAGGTGCCGTGGTCGGCGCACACCACCAGCAGGGCGTCCCCGCGGGCCTGCAGGGCGGCCAGCAGTGGGGGCAGGGCCGCGTCCAGCGTGCGCAGCGCGGCCCGCTGGGTGCTGGGCGAGTCGCGGCGCGCGCCTGGCACGTAAAAATGCGTGGGCGTATGGGTGGCAGACACGTTCAACAACAAGAATACCTTCTCCGGCAGTGCGCGCAGGCGTTCGGCCGCGACCCGCGTCTGGACGGCGGCGGAGCCGGGGTTCTTCACGCCCATCGCCGGGGACCAGTGGGCCTCGTGAAACAGGGCGGGAAGGGCCGCGCCCAGCGCTGTCTGGCCATTAAAGAATCCGGCTCCGCCAACACATACCGTGCGGTAGCCCCGCGCTGCCAGGGCCGCCGGCAGGGTGGCTTCCTCAAAGGCGAAGGTGAGTTCGCGCGTACTCCGGCTGCCCTCAAAGGCGGCGGCAAACAGCCGGGGGTGACGGCCGGGCCGGGCCGGCGTGGGCAAAAAACCGGAGAGAAAGGCGTGGTGCGCGGCGTAGGTAAAACTGGCAGGCGTGTGCCGTTCCTCCCAGCGGCCTCCGGGCAGCAGGGCCGCGAGGTGCGGCGTCTCCCCCGCCTCCAGGGCCGCCAGCGCCACATCATGCCGCAGGCTGTCCAGCGTCAGCAGCACCACGTCCACCTGCCCGATCAGGTCACGCACAGGCAGCATGCTGGTCCTCCTGCAGCGCCTGCAGTTCGGCCTGATAGGTATCCAGCCCGCCGAACAGCACGCCGCGGTGGTAATCCCCGAAGGCATTGACCTCCAGCACCGCCGCGCGCCGGAAGCCGGGAGTCAGCAACAGGTCCACGCCGCCGTACAGCGCTCCTGGAAACGCCGCGAGGGCCTGCTGCGCCACCTGCTGCACCTGCCCCCAGCGGTCTGCTCCCAGCGCGCTGATCAGCGCCGGCAGGTCACCGCGCTCATTGCCCAGGTGCAGGTTGGTGATCGGGCCGCGGGCCGACCGCACCAGGGTGTGCTGGGCCCGGCCGCCGATCACCACCACCCGCAGGTCGATGGTGCGCCCCCCGAAGTCGGCTTTGGGCAGCCAGCGTTCCACCTGCAGGCCCTGACGGGCCAGGGCGTCGATCAGGGCGTGGACTTCCGGCCAGGTGCTGTAACGCACCAGTGCCCGGGAGTTGTACAGCCGGCCTCGCTCCATCCGCACGGTGGTCACGGCGGCGACCCGCGCGCCGCTCCACTGCAGCGCCACCGCGCCGGAGGCACTCGAGCCGTAGGCCAGCTTCACGAACACCCTCGACCAACCGCGGGCCCGCGCCTGTGCCAGCAGGTCTTCTGCGCCGGATACCCGGTGCAGCGCGGGCGGCACCGGCACGCCCGCCGCCTCCAGCCGGGCGTGGGTGGCGGGTTTGTCGAACATGGCCAGGAGGTGCTCGGTGCGCTGCATGCGCCGGTGCGGCGCGCAGGTCTGAAGCTGGGCCTCCAGTTCGCGCAGCGCCCCGGCAAATCCGGCGTACCAGGCGTGCGTGGGGGCCAGCTCGCCGCCCGCGAGGTCTCCGGCCTCTTCGCCGCCGCGCCGGATCAGTTCCTGCTCGGTGTCCAGGTCCTCTCCCGGCGAGTCGAACCGGACCACGGTGCCCGGGCGGACCAGGTCTTCCAGACGCACCTGGCCCCGCAACAGGTCCAAGTAGGGCACCACCCGCACCTCGGGGCCGCCCGGCCCGGCGAGAGAGGCCTGTAAGGCGCGGGCGCGGCGGCCCGTGGGCGGCGCGATCAGCAGCAGATCAGCGGCATTCATTCGCCCAGGGCCACGAAGCGCCAGTCATCGTCCCGGTCCTGGTCGTCCCCAAGGTCCACCTCGGGGCCCAGCTGCTTCAGCTGCGCCGAGAGCTCCGGCGTGCAGTAGTGGTGCCGCAGATCGAGCCGGGTCAGGCGGCGCGTCCGCTGGCTGCCCAGCAGGGCCGAGGCGCCGTCGTCGCTCAGCGTGCCCAACGACAGATCCAGGGTGTGGAGGCTGTCCAGGACTGGCGCGTCCGCGATCAGCTGCGCGATTTCGTCCTGGTGGTCGCTGTTCTTGAGGCCCAGGTAGCGGAGCTTCGGAAACAGGCGGCCGTCCAGCAGCGGCGTGAGGTCTGCGGGGCTGCTGTCGGCGCCGTAATTCTCGGTGCCCAGGTACAGCTCCAGGTGCTCCAGGTTCGGCAGGCGCGCCGTCATCACCTCCCGCACGACACTGACCGGCAGGCCGCCTGCCTGAACGATCAGCGTCTGGAGGTTGCCGGAGTCCAGCTGCCCCAGGCTGAGGTTGTTGCCTCCCCGGACCCCCAGATGCTGCAGGCTGGGATACGCGGCCAGCAGCGGCGACAGGTCCGTGTTCATGATCCACGACACCTCGTTCTCCTCGTAGGTGATGTCGCCGAAAAACAGCGCCTGCAGTCCGGGCAGGCGGGCGTGGGCGCCCACCAGCACTTCGACGACAGCCGTCGGTTCGGTCTCGCTGTCGTCGGTGCTCCACCAGCCCACCACCAGGCCGCGGGTGGCCTCCACGCCCGGCAGCGCCAGAAACGCGCTGAATTTCTCTTCCCAGGACTGGGCCTCATCCCACTCCACACTGAGGCGGCAGATGGTCGTGGCCGGGTCGGGCAGCGGCTCACCCGGCGTCCACGCCACCACATCAAAACCGCCGAACGACGTTAAATGCTCACTGATGGTCATCTATTCTCCCAGGGCGACGTAGCGCCACTCGTCTTCGCTGCCCTGCTGACCAGAGACATCGAGTTCCGTTCCCTGCGCGGCGGCCCAGGCCTGGAGCCGCGCCACCATGCCGTCCGACAGCCAGTGGAAGTGGAGGTCGATGCGGTTCAGGTGGCCGAGCTGGGTGCTGTCCAGCAGCGCCTGTGCCCCCTCGTCCGTCAGGACGCCCATCGACAGGTCCAGCACCTCCAGCTGCCGCACCACTGGCGCTGAAGCCAGAATCTGCGCGATCTGGTCCTGGTGGTCGCTGTTCTTGAGGCCCAGGTAGCGGAGCTCCGGAAACCGTTGGCCGTCCAGCAGCGGCGTCAGGTCCTCTGCCGCGTTGCTCGCGCCGTACTCCTCGGTGCCGAGGTAGAGCTCCAGATGCCTGAGCTCCGGCAGGTCAGCCTGCATCACCTGCCGCACCAGTTCCGCCGATAAGCCGCCCGCCTCGATGATCAGGGTCTGCAGCGACGCTGCCCTCAGGTCCGGCAGTTCCAGCCTGTTGCCTCCCCGGATGCCCAGGTGCGTGAGGTGCGCGAAGGCGTGAACGAGTGGGGTCAGGTTGGCGTTCTCGATCCACGACACCTCACTTTCCTCCGAGGAAATGTCGTTGATCAGCAGCACGCACATGCGGGGCAGGTGCGGCGCGGCGGCCAGGAGGGGCTGCACCAGTTCACTGTCTGGGTCAGCGTCCATCAGAATATCGTTGGACCAGTAACCGACGACCAGTCCCTGCATCTGCGCGGCGCCCGGCTGTTGCAGGTACAGGCCGAGCAGCTCGGCCCAGGTCTGGTCGCCCTCATAGTCCGTGCTCAGGCGGTGAATCTGGGTGTCGGGATCTCCCAGAGGGTCGCCGGGGGTCCACTGCACCACCTCGAACCCACCAAAGGACTCGGTGGTGCCATACCTGCGACTCATTGCGGCCATGGCTGCAGTCTACTGGGCGCCGACACACAGGCGGGCAGCATTCGGGTGGCCACGGGCAAGGTCTACATCCCGCACAGCTGGAGCGTCAGCACAGGTCTGGCCATGGGTTGGTTGACGAACGTCTCAGGAGAACGGGTTTTCGTCCTTATAGAAAAGGGTCTGGGTGGAAAACCAACGGTTTTAACCGTTGGATGCAGAACCCAGCCACCCGTAGGGTGGACAGAGCGGAAGCGCCGCCGTGTTAGTTGCTGCTTGCAGCTGACCCACCCATCTGCCATTCTGTGGTTGTGTCAGACCAGTACAAACACGCCAACACTTCGGTGTACCTGCTGAACTACCACTTCGTGTTCATTCCGAAGCGGCGTCGGAAGGTTTTGGTGGGTGCGGTGGAAGCGCGAGTCAAAGAACTTTTGTTGCAAAAATGTACCGAGTTGAAGTGGGATGTGCTGGCCCTTGAAGTCATGCCAGACCACGTTCATCTGTTCGTGGCCGCCGATCCGAACACGGCCCCCAACCAAATGATGCACGCCCTCAAGGGGTATACGTCGCGGATTTTGCGTCAGGAGTTCCCGCACCTCAGCACCTTGCCCGCCCTCTGGACACGGAGCTATTTCGTGTCTACGGCGGGTGTCATCAGTAGCGCGATGGTTGAACGGTATATCGCCATGCAAAAGACGAGGGACTGAATGCTGAAAGCCTTTCGTTACCGCCTCAGCCCCACCAAGACGCAGGAAGCCGAGTTGCTCAATCAACTCCGGCTGTGCCGTCAGTTGTACAACGGCGCGTTAGAGGAACGGATTGGGGCATTTAAGAAAGCCAAAGTCACCCGGAACTACTATGACCAAGCGAACCTGCTGGGTGAAATCAAGGAGGCGTTGCCCGAATACAAGGGCGTCTATAGCCAAGTCTTGCAAGACGTTCTGAAGCGCCTTGAGAAGGCGTACAAGGCATTCTTCCGCCGCGTCAAGGCTGGGGAGAAAGCGGGTTTCCCTCGCTTTCAGGGCCGAGACAGATACGATTCGTTCACCTATCCCCAATCGGGCTTCTCAGTGGCCGAGGATGGACGCACCGCGTACTTCTCCAAGATCGGCAATCTCCGGCTGCGCCTGAGTCGCCCGCTGGAAGGCAAGCTCAAGACCGCAACCGTCATCCATGACTGCGGGGAGTGGTACGTCAGTTACGTCTGTGAGGTAGACGCTCAACCGCTCCCCAAAACAGGAAGCAGCGTCGGCGTAGACGTGGGAACCATGCACTTTTGCATCACTTCGGACGGTGAGTTCCACGATAACCCCCGCTTTTTTCAGAGCAGCATGAAAAAGTTGCGGGTGGCTCAGCGTTCGGTGTCGCGTAAACCCAACAAGCGCAGCAAGCGCAGAAGAAAAACGGTGCAGCGTGCGGCCAAGTTGCACCGGAAAGTCAGCCGCCAGCGGCTAGACTTCCATCACAAAGTGGCTCTGAAATTGGTTCGGGAGCATGACCTGATTGCCCACGAAGCCCTGAATGTTGGAGGAATGGGGCGGGGCAATTTGGCCCGCAGCATTCATGATGTCGGTTGGGCACAGTTTTTTGGAATCCTCGCTTTCAAGGCAGAATGCGCCGGGAAGCGGGTACAGGCGGTAGACCCCCGGTACACCTCGCAACGCTGCCATGCATGTGGGCATACCGAGAAAGCCAACCGAGTGAGCCAGTCACGCTTTGTATGCTGCAACTGCGGCCACACGGCAAATGCTGACCATAATGCCGCCTTGAACATCTTGGGTCGGGCAGACCCTTTGCCGCTGAACGTAGACGGTTGCGTCATGCGTGCGGCGAGAATCCAACTGCTTTAGCTGTTGGAGTGTCAACGAGAAGACGCCCCGCGTGCGCGTCAGCACCCACCTCTCCGAGGACCGCATGACGGATCACCGCAACTGGGTGGAGGGCTTCAAAGGAGAAAGCGGCGACGACGAGGAGAGCCGCGCCTGGTGCGACGACATGCTGCGCGGGCTGGGCGCCGAGCTGCTCCCTGAAGACGGCGGCCTGACCATCACGCTGACCCTGCCACTTCAGCGCCTGGCCGGCCTCACCGCTGACCTGGTCCATACGGCCCTCGCTGAGGTGCTGGACGAAACCTACTTCACCGTCACGGGCACGGGACACCCGTCAGAACCCCTGACGCCCCACGACATGGGCCAGGTGGCGTCTCAACTGCTGACCGAAATGAAGGAAGTGCTGAACTTCGAGAACGCCCTGAGTCAGGTCAGTACCGCGCTCAGCGAGAAATCCAGAGAACTGCGCATCCAGGGCTACAACGCAGACGCGGATCAGGCCTGTGCCGGTTGGGCCGCAGACGACGGTCCTTTCAAACACGGGCGCTTGAAAGCCTACTGAGCAGAACACCGGGCTGGTCCCTTCCGGCCAGCCCCCCAACAGGTGCCGCTGTTCCGGGCGGCGGGGGCCGTTCTGGTAGGCTGACCGCGTGCTGAAAGACGATATGGCGATTCATGCTGGGATACCCGAGAAGGCCGTGAAGGCCGCATTGCAAAAACTGAGTGAAGGTGAGGGGGACGTGACCTGGGACTTCGGCAAGGCCCGAACTGGCCGTCCAATCAAGGTATACTTCGAAGCGGAAACCATGCCGCAGATTCATTCGGCCAAACGCCGCCTGGAGCAGCTGCTGACCGAAGCAGGGTTTGACCTGTACCCCTGATGGATTCATGGCAGGGCTGCTGCCCGCTGACCAAGTGAACCAGACCAGGCTGCGGCCACCCGGCACCAGGCCCCGAACCTAGTCGTCCCGCACGGCTGACCACTTCAGCACCTGCTCCACAGGGAGCCAGTCGGTCCCGTAACTGTTGTAGTGGGCCACCTCAATGCGGCCGTCCGCACCGATCAGGAATTCAGCGGGCATCCGGAGCAGTTCGCCGTCGCTTTTCAGGGCCCCCACACCCATCATCTTGAAGCCCTGCATCATCGTGGGCAGGTTGCGCAGGTCCAGCGTGCCCGTCAGACTCATGCTCAGGCCGTACCGGTCATAGGTTTCGTCGTGCGGGTCAGCCAGCACCGGGTACGGCAGGCCCAGCGCGCCGATCCCGCTGCTCAGATCAGGTAAGGTGCTGCCCCAGATGCTGACCATCTGCACGCCGCGGGCGGCCAGGGGGCCATGCAGGCTC of the Deinococcus sp. QL22 genome contains:
- a CDS encoding DUF6745 domain-containing protein; the encoded protein is MPDVIPAHEARTRLLAGRVTAPLSFRGKLDLSGELGLTHLPAGLRGDTLDVSGTGLTSLPENLQVGELIAQNLPITCVPSSLKVVFRLTLDGCTHLQVLPAGLSVGALNLQDCLSLDRLPEGLDVCFLNLNRCDALRHWPQQGQIRYGHLSVRDCLSLDRLPDWLTQVAQLDVSGCRGITALPPSLRISGWLDVAGSGLSALPDGQRVSLRWRGVRIDERVAFEPGSLSGAEILTQPNTEVRRVMMERLGYERFLQDVRAEVIDQDLDAGGERRLLRVELPEDEPFVAVQVACPSTGRGYVLRVPPTIRTGQAASAWLAGFDDPARYQPAAEA
- a CDS encoding STM4011 family radical SAM protein; its protein translation is MALAAPLSILYRGPLSSCNYACPYCPFAKHTESPAQHHHDAQALTRFTGWVAAQTCALSVLFTPWGEALVRPRYQQAISGLSRLAHLQQVAIQTNLSGRLDWLQDADRSKVGLWATFHPGEVSLERFLGRCAELDALGVRYSVGVVGHKSHFAALAELRSALPAQVYLWVNAFKGGAGPGTGQGGSYYTAADLAFLSAIDPLFEVNTRHYPVRGQRCGAGESAISVDGDGTVRRCHFLERPLGNLYSGSLEAMLQPRACTRAHCECHIGYVHLPQLQSAEIYGAGLLARIPEGPQWADPAAYLERARQLMAGPQASAAG
- a CDS encoding STM4012 family radical SAM protein codes for the protein MTLTAHLQGGPYQAYTYGYPHKTAYRLLDPPVPLQDVWAAEDRRNLFLYLHVPFCEMRCGFCNLFTLVGAPQALEAAYLDALTRQAHAVRGALGDASFSRMALGGGTPTFLEAGELERVFDLLSDVFGARPETLPTSVESSPATATRERLQVLAERGVSRVSIGIQSFVESEVRSVGRAQRTAEVHAALAQIRAAGIANLNLDLIYGLAHQTPDTWLHSLREALQWSPEELFLYPLYVRPLTGIGRLGRTWDDERLELYRLGRDFLQAHGYVQTSMRRFQRAALPLGSEPEYACQLDGMVGLGCGARSYTRGLHYSSEYAVGAVGVRDILQDFVARPDGHFQLATHGARLNADEQRRRFVLQSLLHVTGLSFPAYRAAFGSSALADYPQLGELAAQGLAHQSGAALTLTPAGLELSDALGPWLYSAAVQGLSEAYAWR
- a CDS encoding STM4013/SEN3800 family hydrolase; this encodes MLPVRDLIGQVDVVLLTLDSLRHDVALAALEAGETPHLAALLPGGRWEERHTPASFTYAAHHAFLSGFLPTPARPGRHPRLFAAAFEGSRSTRELTFAFEEATLPAALAARGYRTVCVGGAGFFNGQTALGAALPALFHEAHWSPAMGVKNPGSAAVQTRVAAERLRALPEKVFLLLNVSATHTPTHFYVPGARRDSPSTQRAALRTLDAALPPLLAALQARGDALLVVCADHGTCFGEDGYWGHRLAHPLVWTVPYAELLLRGQA
- a CDS encoding STM4014 family protein produces the protein MNAADLLLIAPPTGRRARALQASLAGPGGPEVRVVPYLDLLRGQVRLEDLVRPGTVVRFDSPGEDLDTEQELIRRGGEEAGDLAGGELAPTHAWYAGFAGALRELEAQLQTCAPHRRMQRTEHLLAMFDKPATHARLEAAGVPVPPALHRVSGAEDLLAQARARGWSRVFVKLAYGSSASGAVALQWSGARVAAVTTVRMERGRLYNSRALVRYSTWPEVHALIDALARQGLQVERWLPKADFGGRTIDLRVVVIGGRAQHTLVRSARGPITNLHLGNERGDLPALISALGADRWGQVQQVAQQALAAFPGALYGGVDLLLTPGFRRAAVLEVNAFGDYHRGVLFGGLDTYQAELQALQEDQHAACA
- a CDS encoding STM4015 family protein, with translation MTISEHLTSFGGFDVVAWTPGEPLPDPATTICRLSVEWDEAQSWEEKFSAFLALPGVEATRGLVVGWWSTDDSETEPTAVVEVLVGAHARLPGLQALFFGDITYEENEVSWIMNTDLSPLLAAYPSLQHLGVRGGNNLSLGQLDSGNLQTLIVQAGGLPVSVVREVMTARLPNLEHLELYLGTENYGADSSPADLTPLLDGRLFPKLRYLGLKNSDHQDEIAQLIADAPVLDSLHTLDLSLGTLSDDGASALLGSQRTRRLTRLDLRHHYCTPELSAQLKQLGPEVDLGDDQDRDDDWRFVALGE
- a CDS encoding STM4015 family protein, translated to MAAMSRRYGTTESFGGFEVVQWTPGDPLGDPDTQIHRLSTDYEGDQTWAELLGLYLQQPGAAQMQGLVVGYWSNDILMDADPDSELVQPLLAAAPHLPRMCVLLINDISSEESEVSWIENANLTPLVHAFAHLTHLGIRGGNRLELPDLRAASLQTLIIEAGGLSAELVRQVMQADLPELRHLELYLGTEEYGASNAAEDLTPLLDGQRFPELRYLGLKNSDHQDQIAQILASAPVVRQLEVLDLSMGVLTDEGAQALLDSTQLGHLNRIDLHFHWLSDGMVARLQAWAAAQGTELDVSGQQGSEDEWRYVALGE
- the tnpA gene encoding IS200/IS605 family transposase; the protein is MSDQYKHANTSVYLLNYHFVFIPKRRRKVLVGAVEARVKELLLQKCTELKWDVLALEVMPDHVHLFVAADPNTAPNQMMHALKGYTSRILRQEFPHLSTLPALWTRSYFVSTAGVISSAMVERYIAMQKTRD
- a CDS encoding transposase; this encodes MLKAFRYRLSPTKTQEAELLNQLRLCRQLYNGALEERIGAFKKAKVTRNYYDQANLLGEIKEALPEYKGVYSQVLQDVLKRLEKAYKAFFRRVKAGEKAGFPRFQGRDRYDSFTYPQSGFSVAEDGRTAYFSKIGNLRLRLSRPLEGKLKTATVIHDCGEWYVSYVCEVDAQPLPKTGSSVGVDVGTMHFCITSDGEFHDNPRFFQSSMKKLRVAQRSVSRKPNKRSKRRRKTVQRAAKLHRKVSRQRLDFHHKVALKLVREHDLIAHEALNVGGMGRGNLARSIHDVGWAQFFGILAFKAECAGKRVQAVDPRYTSQRCHACGHTEKANRVSQSRFVCCNCGHTANADHNAALNILGRADPLPLNVDGCVMRAARIQLL